In a single window of the Arachis hypogaea cultivar Tifrunner chromosome 6, arahy.Tifrunner.gnm2.J5K5, whole genome shotgun sequence genome:
- the LOC112697120 gene encoding momilactone A synthase, whose product MLRTLLLARKLKLATLSNGLNQEGSRFYATVGERRLEGKVAIITGAASGLGKATTQEFVKHGAQVIIADKDTNLGPQIAKEMGPLAQFVECDVTIESQIKEAVNVAMTNYGKLDIMFNNAGITGPSIPPSIIDLDLDDFDRVMKTNVWGMVAGIKHAARVMAPVSSGSILCTSSISGLLGGLGPHPYTISKFTIPGVVKSVASELCKFGVRVNCISPAPIATPMSLAQIGKFFHHLSEEEVREIVGGLGELKGSKCEDIDVARAALFLASDDAKYISGHNLVVDGGFTCFKSLNFPSHG is encoded by the exons ATGCTCAGAACATTATTATTAGCAAG GAAGTTGAAGCTCGCTACCCTTAGCAATGGTTTGAATCAAGAAGGCAGCAGATTCTATGCAACGGTTGGTGAAAGAAG gcTTGAAGGAAAAGTGGCAATCATAACCGGGGCAGCAAGTGGACTTGGCAAGGCCACAACCCAAGAATTTGTGAAGCATGGGGCCCAAGTAATCATTGCTGACAAAGACACCAATCTAGGCCCACAAATAGCAAAGGAGATGGGCCCATTAGCCCAATTTGTGGAGTGTGACGTCACCATTGAGTCCCAAATAAAAGAAGCTGTAAACGTTGCCATGACCAACTATGGAAAACTTGACATAATGTTCAACAATGCTGGCATAACAGGCCCATCAATCCCACCAAGCATAATAGATTTGGATCTTGATGACTTTGATAGGGTCATGAAAACCAATGTATGGGGCATGGTTGCGGGTATAAAGCATGCGGCCCGTGTGATGGCACCAGTGTCATCAGGGTCCATTTTATGCACATCAAGCATAAGTGGGCTTTTGGGTGGGCTTGGGCCTCATCCGTACACAATATCAAAGTTTACAATACCTGGGGTAGTGAAGTCAGTGGCAAGTGAGCTTTGCAAGTTTGGGGTGAGAGTAAATTGCATCTCCCCAGCCCCAATTGCAACACCCATGTCGTTGGCCCAAATTGGCAAATTTTTTCATCATTTAAGTGAAGAAGAAGTAAGGGAAATTGTGGGTGGGCTTGGTGAGTTAAAGGGCTCAAAGTGTGAGGACATTGATGTGGCCCGGGCCGCGTTGTTCTTGGCATCTGATGATGCAAAGTATATATCAGGCCATAACCTTGTTGTGGATGGAGGGTTCACATGCTTTAAAAGCTTGAACTTCCCTTCTCatggttaa